In Geotalea uraniireducens, one genomic interval encodes:
- a CDS encoding amidohydrolase family protein — protein MELFSASYLLPVSSPPVAGGAIAVANGRIVAVGALDELRKSFNAPVHDFPGCAIVPGLVNAHTHLELTHFPSWKLRKDIDYSPRTYVDWIIQVIKIRRALTPQELQLSVGEGIRICLEAGTTAVGEILSDPSLLPLYAETPLSGRICFEAIGQDPATYAPLTKKLHGLLASFPVNRVSPALSPHAPHTLSADFHREISRLAEEFKIPRLLHLAESAEEVKFYFDSTGRIAELLYPQVRWEQFVPAPRRTTPTAWLEELGVLNDRLSAVHCVHLTPNDAEILQRHGVRVVLCPRSNDKLDVGKAPHYLFKKLGLILALGTDSLASNDSLSLWDEMRYILNNSADVFEPAEVFRMATLGSASALHLEKAIGSLEQGKCADFVVVRLPGVVRAADIYPAIVHAGELVSVYPGGQELVSLT, from the coding sequence ATGGAACTTTTCTCCGCTTCATACCTGCTGCCGGTTTCCTCGCCACCCGTCGCCGGCGGGGCCATTGCCGTAGCCAACGGCAGGATTGTCGCAGTGGGAGCGTTGGACGAACTGCGTAAATCGTTCAACGCTCCCGTTCATGATTTCCCCGGTTGTGCCATCGTCCCCGGGTTGGTTAATGCTCATACCCACCTTGAGTTGACCCACTTCCCGTCATGGAAGCTTCGTAAAGATATTGATTATTCGCCGCGGACTTATGTCGACTGGATAATTCAGGTTATCAAGATTCGTCGGGCACTTACACCTCAGGAGTTACAGCTTTCTGTTGGGGAAGGGATCAGGATTTGCCTCGAAGCCGGGACCACTGCTGTTGGTGAGATTCTGAGCGATCCCTCGTTGCTGCCCCTGTATGCCGAAACGCCGCTTTCCGGTCGCATCTGCTTTGAAGCCATCGGCCAGGACCCTGCTACCTATGCGCCGCTGACGAAAAAACTCCATGGGCTCCTTGCCAGTTTCCCTGTAAACCGTGTCAGTCCTGCTCTGTCCCCCCATGCGCCACATACGCTGTCGGCAGATTTTCATCGCGAGATTTCCCGGTTGGCTGAGGAATTCAAGATTCCTCGTCTGCTCCATCTGGCTGAGTCTGCCGAGGAAGTCAAATTCTATTTCGATTCCACGGGGCGGATTGCCGAACTGCTCTATCCCCAGGTACGGTGGGAGCAGTTCGTTCCGGCGCCACGGCGAACCACTCCAACCGCCTGGCTTGAGGAACTCGGAGTACTGAACGACCGACTGTCGGCAGTGCATTGTGTTCACCTGACGCCAAATGATGCTGAAATCCTGCAACGACATGGGGTGCGGGTTGTTCTCTGCCCTCGGAGCAATGATAAACTGGATGTGGGCAAAGCGCCTCATTACCTGTTCAAGAAGCTTGGATTAATCCTTGCTCTCGGCACTGATTCGCTCGCCAGCAACGACTCTCTCTCGCTGTGGGATGAGATGCGATATATACTGAATAATTCAGCTGACGTGTTTGAACCGGCAGAAGTGTTCAGAATGGCGACGCTTGGTTCAGCCTCAGCTCTTCATCTCGAGAAGGCGATTGGTTCCCTGGAGCAGGGGAAATGCGCTGATTTCGTGGTGGTTCGGCTCCCCGGGGTAGTGCGTGCCGCCGATATTTATCCTGCAATAGTCCATGCCGGCGAACTTGTTTCCGTTTACCCGGGCGGACAAGAGCTCGTCTCGCTGACGTAA
- the panD gene encoding aspartate 1-decarboxylase, whose translation MERKMLKSKIHRATVTGADLHYEGSVTIDQDLMEAADIIPYEAVAIWNVTNGSRLETYAIEGERGSGVICLNGAAARLVAPKDLVIIASFVNMENEEAIAHKPKLVFVDDQNRMLPTREEIAGQGNLKKVAW comes from the coding sequence ATGGAACGGAAGATGCTGAAAAGTAAGATCCATCGGGCAACGGTGACCGGCGCCGACCTGCATTATGAGGGGAGCGTCACTATTGATCAGGATTTGATGGAAGCCGCCGATATCATTCCGTATGAAGCTGTGGCGATCTGGAATGTAACCAATGGGAGCCGTCTCGAAACCTACGCCATCGAAGGGGAGAGAGGGTCGGGAGTGATCTGTCTCAACGGTGCCGCCGCCCGACTTGTGGCACCTAAAGATCTGGTAATCATTGCCAGTTTCGTCAATATGGAGAATGAGGAAGCGATCGCCCACAAACCGAAACTCGTGTTCGTGGATGATCAGAACCGGATGTTGCCAACGCGCGAGGAAATTGCCGGCCAGGGCAATCTGAAGAAGGTTGCTTGGTAA
- the smpB gene encoding SsrA-binding protein SmpB translates to MGEKLICNNKKAFHDYFIEEKFEAGMVLKGTEVKSLRMGKANLNDSFAIVKNGEAFLHNLHISPYDFGNRENHDPDRMRKLLLHKKEIGKLFGRIREQGYSVVPLRLYFKNGMVKVEIGLAKGKKLYDKREDMKKNDMRRDMAVALKERNKN, encoded by the coding sequence ATGGGCGAAAAGCTGATCTGCAATAATAAAAAAGCATTCCATGACTATTTCATCGAGGAGAAATTCGAGGCGGGGATGGTGTTGAAAGGGACTGAGGTCAAGTCGCTCCGGATGGGGAAGGCAAACCTCAATGATTCCTTTGCCATTGTGAAAAATGGCGAAGCCTTTCTGCACAACCTGCATATCTCTCCCTATGATTTTGGCAACCGGGAAAACCACGATCCGGACCGGATGCGCAAACTGCTTCTGCACAAGAAGGAGATCGGTAAGCTCTTTGGTCGGATTCGCGAGCAAGGGTATTCAGTCGTGCCGCTGCGGCTCTATTTCAAGAATGGCATGGTCAAAGTAGAAATCGGCTTGGCCAAAGGCAAGAAACTCTACGACAAGCGTGAAGATATGAAGAAGAATGATATGCGCCGTGATATGGCGGTAGCTTTAAAGGAACGGAATAAGAATTAA